One Polynucleobacter sp. MG-5-Ahmo-C2 genomic window carries:
- the phoR gene encoding phosphate regulon sensor histidine kinase PhoR, translating to MISALIRFTFLVCLALIAAFITLYSWGPEYAILIAVALLSIPLIYSYINLARLGNYVQLDSVELMPLPSGFWEDIFFKLQRLIKTLKQRIRNIEQQHDHFIEAFQASPNGILMLDEDDQIEWCNSIAERFFGLVYKRDVMQRINFLIRRPEFIQYLNKRHFDESLLMERMGPSSNLSLMLQAFPFGNQRHLLLVQNITDLQKADAMRRDFVANVSHEMRTPITVLMGFLETVQSLDLEKSQRDQYFDMMMSQAQRMKSLVEDLLTLANLEANALPATTNEVNIVTLMALLRNDAEALSKGKHAFNFDVANTHNLFGDEREILSAFSNLVANAIRYTPDGGSIHVKWDINAQGRGEFSVRDTGPGIASEHLSRLTERFYRVDRSRSRDTGGTGLGLAIVKHIASRHQAQLNIESTPGRGSTFTLSFPQERLAP from the coding sequence ATGATTTCTGCTTTAATACGCTTCACTTTTCTTGTTTGCCTTGCGCTCATCGCTGCATTTATTACCCTTTACAGTTGGGGTCCTGAATACGCAATTTTGATAGCTGTAGCGCTTCTCTCTATCCCCTTAATTTATTCTTACATCAACCTAGCGAGACTAGGAAACTACGTTCAATTAGATAGTGTTGAGCTGATGCCGCTACCCAGCGGTTTTTGGGAGGATATATTTTTTAAGCTGCAGCGTTTAATTAAAACTCTTAAGCAAAGAATTCGGAATATCGAACAACAGCACGATCACTTTATTGAAGCGTTTCAAGCATCGCCTAATGGAATATTGATGCTTGACGAAGATGATCAAATTGAATGGTGCAATAGTATTGCTGAACGTTTTTTTGGTTTAGTTTATAAACGGGATGTTATGCAGCGCATTAATTTTTTAATCCGTCGCCCGGAATTTATTCAATATTTAAACAAACGTCATTTTGATGAATCATTGCTCATGGAGCGCATGGGGCCTTCCAGCAATTTGAGTTTGATGTTGCAAGCTTTTCCATTCGGCAATCAGCGCCATTTATTGCTGGTGCAAAACATTACGGATTTGCAGAAGGCAGATGCAATGCGACGTGACTTCGTCGCCAATGTTTCTCACGAAATGAGAACACCAATCACTGTCTTAATGGGATTTTTAGAGACAGTTCAATCTTTAGATCTTGAGAAGAGTCAACGTGATCAGTATTTCGACATGATGATGTCACAAGCGCAACGTATGAAAAGTTTAGTAGAGGATCTTCTTACTTTGGCCAATTTAGAGGCCAATGCATTGCCTGCTACTACAAATGAAGTCAACATCGTTACTTTGATGGCATTACTCAGGAATGATGCCGAAGCCTTGTCTAAAGGAAAGCATGCATTTAATTTTGACGTTGCGAATACGCATAATTTATTTGGCGATGAACGAGAAATACTTTCTGCATTTAGTAATTTAGTTGCCAATGCAATACGCTACACACCAGATGGTGGATCTATTCATGTGAAGTGGGATATCAATGCGCAAGGGCGTGGCGAATTCTCCGTCAGGGATACTGGCCCCGGCATTGCCTCAGAGCATTTATCGAGACTCACAGAGCGTTTTTATCGCGTAGACCGGAGTCGTTCGCGGGATACCGGTGGAACAGGCTTGGGTTTAGCGATTGTCAAGCATATCGCCAGTCGACATCAAGCCCAATTGAATATTGAAAGTACTCCAGGCAGAGGCAGCACCTTTACTTTGAGCTTTCCTCAAGAGCGATTAGCCCCCTAG
- the phoB gene encoding phosphate regulon transcriptional regulator PhoB, translated as MTHRILIVEDEPSIAELIAINLSHAGYEVEKALQTDLALAMMKDRLPSMVILDWMLPGKSGVQFAKELRANDRTRGLPILMLTAKSEEADKVLGLDSGADDYVTKPFSPKELIARVRALLRRQTPIEDTGPLTIGPLKLDPSSHRVLAIWPDSEPKPISLGPTEYRLLQFFMANPERVHSRTNLLDKVWGNEVYIEERTVDVHIKRLRAALTPVDCDHFIETVRGSGYRITKTPTET; from the coding sequence ATGACTCACCGCATACTAATCGTTGAAGATGAGCCATCAATTGCAGAGTTAATCGCAATTAATTTATCTCATGCTGGTTATGAAGTAGAAAAAGCATTGCAAACCGATCTTGCTCTTGCAATGATGAAAGATCGTTTGCCTAGCATGGTTATCCTGGATTGGATGCTTCCTGGTAAGTCAGGCGTGCAATTTGCCAAAGAATTGCGCGCCAACGACCGAACTCGGGGTCTGCCTATTTTGATGCTAACGGCCAAGAGTGAAGAGGCTGATAAGGTTTTAGGCTTAGATTCTGGTGCTGATGACTATGTGACTAAGCCTTTCTCTCCTAAGGAATTAATTGCAAGGGTGAGGGCTTTATTGCGAAGGCAGACGCCTATTGAGGATACTGGCCCCCTTACCATTGGCCCCCTTAAGCTTGATCCCAGCTCCCATAGAGTGTTAGCCATTTGGCCAGATTCTGAACCTAAACCGATTTCACTGGGTCCAACTGAGTACAGGCTGCTTCAATTCTTCATGGCCAATCCAGAGCGCGTCCATTCACGCACAAATTTGCTCGACAAGGTCTGGGGTAATGAGGTTTACATTGAAGAGAGAACTGTTGACGTACATATTAAGCGCCTGAGGGCTGCATTGACCCCGGTGGACTGCGATCATTTTATTGAGACGGTTAGGGGTAGCGGTTACCGTATAACGAAAACTCCAACTGAGACCTAG
- the pstC gene encoding phosphate ABC transporter permease subunit PstC, with protein MDTLQSHSAPTPQALRIAKLQRIQDFLFHGITQFFALSVLIALMGILISLIMNAWPALHTFGPGFFFSQEWDVVNGEFGGLIAIYGTVVTSVIALLIAVPLSFGIAVFLTELCPGPLRRPLGTAVELLAAVPSIIYGMFGLFIFAPLFAEYVQPVLAGTLGQVPGFGILFSGAFNGIGILCAGLILAMMILPFIASVMRDVFEIVPPVLKESAYGIGCTTWEVVKNVVLPYTKAGVIGGVMLGLGRALGETMAVTFVIGNAHRLSASLFSPGTSIASTLANEFGEAEAGNHLSSLFALGLALFIITFVVLACAKWMLNNMEKKQGLKT; from the coding sequence ATGGATACTCTTCAGTCTCACTCGGCACCTACGCCCCAAGCCTTGCGGATCGCTAAATTACAGCGAATCCAAGACTTTTTGTTTCATGGCATTACCCAATTCTTTGCGCTGTCAGTGTTAATTGCTTTGATGGGTATTTTGATCTCCTTGATCATGAATGCATGGCCAGCTTTACACACTTTCGGACCGGGTTTCTTTTTCTCCCAAGAATGGGATGTCGTGAATGGTGAATTTGGTGGACTCATTGCTATTTATGGAACAGTCGTTACCTCCGTCATTGCACTGCTGATCGCCGTGCCTTTAAGTTTTGGGATCGCCGTTTTCTTGACTGAGCTCTGCCCAGGTCCATTGCGTAGACCGCTAGGTACTGCAGTTGAGCTATTGGCAGCAGTTCCCTCCATCATCTACGGGATGTTTGGTTTGTTTATTTTTGCGCCGCTATTTGCTGAGTACGTGCAACCTGTTTTAGCTGGCACATTAGGTCAGGTTCCTGGATTTGGCATTCTCTTCTCTGGCGCCTTCAATGGCATTGGTATTCTTTGCGCAGGCTTGATTCTGGCGATGATGATTCTGCCGTTCATTGCTTCTGTTATGCGCGATGTATTTGAAATTGTTCCACCAGTGCTTAAAGAATCTGCTTACGGTATTGGTTGTACTACTTGGGAAGTTGTGAAGAATGTAGTTCTTCCATATACCAAGGCCGGTGTTATTGGTGGCGTAATGTTGGGATTGGGTAGGGCGCTTGGTGAAACCATGGCTGTAACCTTTGTAATCGGTAATGCGCACCGTTTATCAGCTTCTTTATTTTCTCCAGGTACTTCAATTGCTTCAACGCTTGCGAATGAATTTGGCGAGGCTGAAGCAGGCAATCATTTATCTTCTTTGTTTGCCTTAGGTTTGGCACTGTTCATTATTACCTTCGTTGTTTTGGCATGCGCTAAGTGGATGCTAAACAATATGGAGAAGAAGCAGGGATTGAAAACATGA
- the phoU gene encoding phosphate signaling complex protein PhoU — MPDKHLSSQFDADLNSLSSRLLEMGGLVESQISTAMRAFTQMDIDTCNVVIENEKLVNDLEIQIDLACTEVIARRQPTARDLRLVMAVSKAITNLERAGDEAERVAKRTKRLIEGGAPHNINVAEIRLSGQMAINLLRRSLDAFARLDTTAAAEVVAEDRQIDEEFRGFVRKLITYMSEDPHTISTGLDMLTIAKAIERIGDHAKNIAEFVIYVAKGADVRHIPHEDLVREANKD; from the coding sequence ATGCCAGATAAACACTTATCATCACAATTCGATGCTGACTTAAATTCACTCTCAAGTCGTTTGCTTGAGATGGGTGGCTTAGTTGAATCACAAATCTCGACTGCAATGCGTGCATTCACGCAAATGGATATTGATACCTGCAATGTTGTGATCGAGAATGAAAAGCTTGTTAATGATCTCGAAATTCAAATCGACTTAGCTTGTACTGAAGTAATTGCAAGACGTCAGCCTACTGCTCGCGACTTACGTTTGGTAATGGCTGTATCAAAAGCGATTACAAATCTTGAGCGGGCAGGTGATGAGGCAGAGCGCGTTGCAAAACGTACCAAGCGTCTTATTGAAGGCGGTGCTCCACACAACATCAACGTTGCTGAGATTCGTCTTTCTGGTCAAATGGCCATTAATTTATTGCGTCGCAGTCTTGATGCCTTTGCAAGATTGGATACTACTGCTGCTGCTGAAGTTGTCGCTGAAGATCGTCAGATTGACGAGGAGTTCAGAGGCTTTGTTCGCAAGCTCATTACTTATATGTCTGAAGATCCACATACTATTAGCACTGGCTTAGATATGCTAACTATTGCCAAGGCAATTGAGCGTATTGGTGATCATGCGAAGAACATTGCTGAGTTTGTAATTTACGTTGCAAAAGGTGCCGATGTTCGTCATATTCCGCATGAAGATTTGGTACGCGAAGCCAATAAAGATTAA
- the folP gene encoding dihydropteroate synthase, with protein MDSQGIQERPTTWRCGRFLFDFNKRQRPIVMGILNATPDSFSDGGKFRTPQHAIAHAELMIENGVDLIDIGGESTRPGAEPVELQEELDRVLPVIEALKDCGTPLSIDTYKEETMRQALRSGVDCVNDIWALRQEGALDAVSENNHCGIVLMHMQRDPLTMQFNPEYQDVIAEVILFLEERAELLTTKGIDANRIAIDPGFGFGKSLEHNLDMLKNFQQFSKLTYPVLAGISRKSMIGKITGKDTNDRVSPSIAAAIMAADRGAKIVRVHDVPETVDALKLWEAVNS; from the coding sequence ATGGATAGTCAAGGCATACAAGAGCGGCCCACAACTTGGCGTTGTGGGCGTTTTCTTTTTGACTTCAACAAACGTCAGCGGCCTATTGTGATGGGCATTCTTAATGCCACTCCAGACTCATTTTCGGATGGCGGCAAATTTAGAACGCCACAGCACGCTATTGCTCATGCAGAGTTGATGATCGAGAATGGTGTTGATTTAATTGATATTGGTGGTGAATCTACCCGCCCTGGTGCTGAACCTGTAGAGCTCCAAGAAGAGCTTGATCGCGTGCTGCCAGTGATTGAGGCTTTGAAGGATTGCGGTACGCCGCTATCGATTGACACCTATAAAGAGGAAACGATGCGCCAAGCATTAAGGTCGGGCGTGGATTGCGTCAATGATATCTGGGCGCTTAGACAAGAGGGTGCGCTTGATGCGGTATCCGAAAATAATCACTGCGGAATTGTTTTAATGCATATGCAACGTGATCCATTAACGATGCAATTTAATCCTGAATACCAAGATGTTATTGCTGAGGTGATATTGTTTTTGGAAGAGCGCGCAGAGCTGCTGACAACCAAAGGGATTGATGCAAACAGAATAGCTATCGACCCAGGCTTTGGCTTTGGTAAAAGCCTTGAGCACAACCTCGATATGCTCAAGAATTTTCAGCAATTCTCCAAGCTGACTTATCCAGTCTTAGCCGGTATTTCCCGTAAATCGATGATCGGCAAAATCACTGGTAAAGACACTAACGACCGAGTAAGCCCAAGTATTGCTGCTGCCATCATGGCGGCTGATCGTGGTGCCAAGATCGTCAGAGTTCATGATGTACCCGAAACGGTTGATGCTTTAAAGCTTTGGGAAGCCGTAAATAGCTAG
- a CDS encoding histidine phosphatase family protein: MSAKTLFLLRHAKAITGGLLVPDQDRPLSERGLKDANKLGTKLHKKEIHLDLIVTSPAVRAITTAQIIANKLDMKHTNFLIDPMVYGAEISALLELISGVAKRYDVVMIVGHNPSLTDLASHVAGEPIAMSTCALMKASFDFKDWGKVLTEKSSKCSFLN; encoded by the coding sequence ATGAGTGCTAAAACGTTATTCTTATTGCGCCACGCTAAGGCTATTACTGGCGGGCTATTGGTGCCCGACCAGGATAGGCCTTTATCTGAACGCGGGCTTAAAGATGCGAATAAGTTAGGTACGAAGCTTCATAAAAAAGAAATTCACCTCGACTTAATTGTTACCAGTCCTGCAGTAAGAGCAATTACTACAGCGCAAATCATTGCAAATAAATTAGATATGAAGCATACCAATTTTTTAATTGACCCAATGGTTTATGGGGCAGAAATAAGTGCGTTACTTGAATTAATTTCTGGCGTTGCAAAAAGATATGATGTTGTGATGATCGTGGGTCACAATCCTAGCCTTACAGACTTAGCATCCCATGTTGCTGGTGAGCCCATCGCAATGTCTACTTGTGCCCTCATGAAGGCTTCTTTTGACTTTAAGGATTGGGGAAAAGTGTTGACCGAAAAGTCTAGTAAGTGTTCTTTCTTAAACTAG
- the pstS gene encoding phosphate ABC transporter substrate-binding protein PstS, with amino-acid sequence MKSFLKKALVISAISLAPAAFAVDMTGAGATFPYPIYAKWAEAFKAKTGSNLNYQSIGSSGGIKQIKAKTVDFGATDNPVKFDELEKDGMVQFPAIIGGVVPVINVDGVKPGEIKLDGPTLADIFQGIISDWGDKRIAIMNPGVKIPSGPITVVTRADGSGTTAIFTDYLAKTSTLFKDAVGSGANVKWPAASTVGGKGNEGVAANVTRVKNSIGYVEYAYAKKNKMTFISLKNKDGNFVAPDDLTFSAAAAGTDWSKIPGMGTFITNASGAKSWPITGASFILLYKNPENKANAAEVIKFFDFAFKDGKKMAEELDYVPMPDATTDFIRKNVFTKVVTK; translated from the coding sequence ATGAAATCTTTTTTGAAAAAAGCGCTAGTTATTAGTGCTATTTCACTAGCTCCAGCTGCTTTTGCTGTTGACATGACGGGTGCAGGTGCAACATTCCCATACCCAATCTACGCAAAATGGGCTGAAGCCTTCAAAGCTAAAACTGGCTCCAATTTGAACTATCAATCTATCGGTTCATCTGGCGGTATTAAGCAAATTAAAGCAAAAACTGTTGATTTCGGTGCTACTGATAATCCAGTTAAATTTGATGAATTAGAAAAAGACGGCATGGTTCAGTTTCCAGCCATCATCGGTGGTGTGGTTCCTGTGATTAACGTTGACGGTGTTAAGCCAGGCGAGATCAAGTTAGACGGCCCAACATTGGCTGATATTTTCCAAGGCATCATTTCTGACTGGGGTGATAAGCGCATTGCAATCATGAACCCTGGCGTGAAGATTCCTAGCGGTCCAATCACTGTAGTAACCCGTGCTGACGGTTCAGGCACAACTGCTATCTTTACTGATTATTTAGCAAAGACCAGTACTCTCTTTAAAGATGCTGTAGGTTCTGGTGCTAACGTCAAGTGGCCTGCTGCTTCGACTGTTGGCGGCAAAGGTAACGAAGGTGTTGCTGCAAACGTGACCCGTGTGAAGAATTCTATTGGTTATGTAGAGTATGCATACGCCAAGAAAAATAAAATGACTTTCATTTCTTTGAAAAACAAAGATGGTAATTTTGTTGCTCCTGACGACTTAACTTTTTCTGCTGCTGCAGCTGGCACAGATTGGTCTAAGATCCCAGGAATGGGCACTTTCATTACCAATGCTTCTGGTGCTAAATCATGGCCAATCACTGGTGCTTCTTTCATCTTGCTTTACAAGAATCCAGAGAACAAAGCAAATGCTGCTGAAGTGATCAAGTTCTTCGACTTTGCTTTCAAAGATGGCAAGAAGATGGCAGAAGAGTTGGATTACGTTCCAATGCCTGATGCAACAACTGATTTCATTCGTAAGAACGTGTTCACAAAGGTTGTGACTAAGTAA
- the pstB gene encoding phosphate ABC transporter ATP-binding protein PstB: METTNQHSEQAAVNALEVRNLNFYYGSFQGLKDINLDIEQGKVTAFIGPSGCGKSTLLRTLNRMYDLYPGQRAEGEINFYGQNILEPGQDLNLLRSRIGMVFQKPTPFPMSIYENIAFGVRLYEKLSRSEMDERVEWALNKAALWTEAKDKLNQSGLSLSGGQQQRLCIARGVAVKPSVILLDEPTSALDPISTGKIEELINELKHEYTIAIVTHNMQQAARVSDYTAYMYLGSLVEYGKTDEIFIKPKRKETEDYITGRFG, encoded by the coding sequence GTGGAAACAACAAATCAACATTCAGAGCAGGCGGCTGTCAATGCGCTTGAAGTTAGAAACCTCAATTTCTACTATGGTTCATTTCAGGGTCTAAAAGACATCAACCTAGATATTGAGCAAGGCAAGGTCACTGCATTTATCGGCCCTTCAGGTTGCGGTAAATCTACCTTGTTGCGCACCTTAAATCGCATGTACGACCTTTATCCAGGGCAGCGTGCTGAGGGTGAAATCAATTTCTACGGTCAAAACATTCTTGAGCCTGGCCAGGATTTAAACTTACTACGCTCACGTATTGGTATGGTTTTCCAAAAACCAACACCATTTCCAATGTCTATTTATGAAAACATTGCATTTGGTGTGCGTCTATACGAAAAACTATCACGCTCTGAAATGGACGAGCGTGTAGAGTGGGCACTCAATAAAGCTGCCCTATGGACAGAAGCTAAGGACAAGTTAAATCAGAGTGGTTTATCTCTCTCGGGTGGTCAGCAACAACGCCTCTGTATCGCTCGCGGTGTTGCGGTGAAGCCATCTGTGATTTTGCTAGATGAGCCAACGTCTGCTTTGGATCCGATTTCTACCGGAAAAATTGAAGAACTGATCAATGAACTCAAGCATGAGTACACTATTGCGATTGTTACCCACAATATGCAGCAAGCTGCTCGTGTATCGGATTACACTGCTTATATGTATCTTGGCAGTTTGGTGGAGTATGGTAAAACAGATGAAATCTTTATCAAGCCTAAGCGCAAAGAAACAGAAGACTATATTACCGGTCGCTTCGGTTAA
- the pstA gene encoding phosphate ABC transporter permease PstA has product MNNTSNIDKNIFAKRKRANKIGLSLSMGAMLLGMIFLFWILSVLMFKGFSAISLDLFTHSTPAPGSDGGGLANAIVGSLLLVGTCTFISTPIGVLAGLYLSEYGDRSRVAAITRFVTDIMLSAPSIVIGLFVYAFIVAQARHFSGWAGTVALALIAIPVVVRTTENMLRLVPGSLREAAYALGTPKWKVAFKITLRAAQSGVMTGILLALARVSGETAPLLFTALNNQFFSTNMNAPMANLPVVIFQFAMSPYDNWVELAWGGALLITFAVLGLNILARVVFREKVQG; this is encoded by the coding sequence ATGAACAATACCTCTAATATTGATAAAAATATTTTCGCCAAAAGAAAGCGTGCCAACAAGATTGGCCTATCCTTATCGATGGGAGCCATGCTCTTAGGCATGATCTTTTTGTTCTGGATTTTGAGTGTGCTTATGTTTAAAGGGTTCTCAGCAATTAGCTTAGATCTTTTTACACACAGCACTCCAGCGCCAGGCTCTGATGGTGGTGGTCTGGCTAATGCAATTGTTGGTAGCCTCCTATTGGTTGGAACTTGTACCTTCATCAGCACGCCCATTGGTGTTCTGGCAGGTCTCTATCTTTCGGAATATGGCGACCGTAGTCGAGTTGCCGCAATTACACGATTTGTTACTGACATTATGTTGTCAGCACCCTCAATTGTGATTGGCTTATTCGTTTACGCTTTTATCGTGGCGCAGGCAAGACACTTTTCTGGCTGGGCTGGTACTGTGGCGCTAGCCTTGATTGCGATACCTGTTGTAGTTCGCACTACAGAGAATATGTTGCGCTTAGTACCTGGCAGCTTACGTGAGGCTGCCTATGCATTAGGCACTCCAAAATGGAAAGTGGCATTCAAGATCACTTTGCGTGCAGCACAAAGTGGTGTAATGACAGGTATCTTATTGGCTCTGGCACGCGTGAGCGGTGAAACTGCACCATTATTATTTACAGCGTTAAATAATCAGTTTTTCTCAACCAATATGAATGCACCGATGGCTAATTTGCCCGTGGTCATTTTTCAATTTGCTATGAGCCCTTATGACAACTGGGTTGAGTTAGCGTGGGGTGGTGCGTTACTAATTACATTTGCCGTACTCGGTTTAAATATTTTGGCGCGAGTCGTATTCCGTGAGAAGGTCCAGGGATGA
- the glmM gene encoding phosphoglucosamine mutase, translated as MKKQYFGTDGIRGEVGQFPIVPEFMTRLGYAAGKVLSKHAKPGQRCKVLIGKDTRISGYLLEAALEAGFAAAGVDVMLCGPMPTPGVAYLTKALRLSAGVVISASHNPYQDNGIKFFSANGDKLDDDFEFAIEAELAHPMGCVSAQELGKAFRLEDAAGRYIEFCKSTFPGELNLKGIKLVVDCANGAAYHTAPHVFHELGAEVISIGVHPDGKNINDGCGATSPAALIAKVKAEKADLGIALDGDADRLQMVDSSGRLFNGDELLYVLAKDRLDRGQKIGGAVGTLMTNLAIENAIKGLGIGFERANVGDRYVLELLKQKGWIIGGEGSGHLLCLDQHSTGDGTIAALQVLAAMSQNQKSLAELLEAVNIFPQVLLNVKFKPGYQWQSDEMLQQQISKVEANLQDSGRVLIRASGTEPVLRVMVETKDGEVAMKAAKSIADLVPVA; from the coding sequence ATGAAAAAACAATACTTTGGTACTGATGGCATACGTGGTGAAGTGGGGCAATTTCCGATTGTTCCAGAATTTATGACTCGCCTTGGATATGCCGCAGGTAAAGTGCTATCCAAACACGCAAAACCTGGCCAACGTTGCAAAGTATTAATAGGAAAAGATACGCGTATCTCAGGCTATTTGCTGGAGGCTGCGCTCGAGGCAGGTTTTGCTGCTGCAGGCGTTGATGTCATGCTTTGTGGTCCAATGCCAACCCCGGGAGTAGCTTACCTGACTAAAGCCTTGCGTTTATCAGCAGGCGTGGTGATTTCTGCATCGCACAATCCATATCAAGATAATGGCATTAAGTTTTTCTCAGCAAATGGCGACAAACTGGATGATGACTTTGAGTTTGCGATTGAAGCAGAGCTTGCGCATCCGATGGGTTGCGTTAGCGCTCAAGAATTAGGAAAAGCATTTCGATTAGAAGATGCTGCAGGCCGCTATATTGAGTTTTGCAAATCAACATTCCCAGGGGAGTTAAATCTGAAGGGAATAAAGCTCGTGGTAGATTGCGCTAATGGTGCTGCTTACCATACTGCGCCTCACGTATTTCATGAACTCGGTGCAGAAGTCATTTCGATTGGCGTTCATCCAGACGGTAAAAATATTAATGATGGCTGCGGAGCTACATCACCCGCAGCTTTGATTGCCAAAGTTAAAGCAGAAAAAGCTGATCTCGGTATAGCCTTGGATGGAGATGCTGACCGCCTGCAGATGGTGGACTCGTCTGGAAGATTGTTTAATGGTGATGAGTTGCTATATGTATTAGCCAAGGATAGGCTTGATCGTGGGCAAAAGATTGGCGGGGCAGTAGGCACCCTGATGACCAATCTAGCAATTGAGAATGCAATCAAAGGTCTTGGCATTGGGTTTGAACGCGCGAATGTTGGCGATCGTTATGTATTAGAGCTTTTAAAACAAAAAGGTTGGATTATTGGTGGAGAAGGTTCTGGCCACTTACTATGCTTGGATCAGCACTCCACAGGCGATGGCACGATTGCAGCCCTACAAGTGCTCGCGGCAATGAGTCAGAATCAGAAGAGTCTTGCTGAACTGCTAGAGGCAGTCAACATTTTTCCGCAGGTTCTCCTGAATGTGAAATTCAAACCCGGGTATCAATGGCAGTCAGACGAGATGCTTCAGCAGCAGATCTCTAAAGTAGAGGCAAATCTTCAGGATTCTGGCAGGGTACTGATTCGTGCATCTGGTACCGAACCAGTACTCAGAGTAATGGTAGAAACTAAAGACGGCGAAGTAGCGATGAAGGCTGCAAAGAGTATTGCTGATTTAGTGCCTGTTGCTTAG